The following nucleotide sequence is from Apium graveolens cultivar Ventura chromosome 4, ASM990537v1, whole genome shotgun sequence.
cttaactaaatatcattaactgatataagtcaataaattacacacaactaatcatgctacaatcatgattctgatttcagtgaattcttgagatgtgaacattgctaaatttactaaaaccaaaatctcataattaacttataacacataagttacaatcaatatgttagatatcaattgttgacaaatttagttataatcaatcatgttgctcatttattttaagttagtttgaattatggagcaaataaaataattgaattgcttcaattttcATAATCGAAACTAtccaaaataaatactaaataaataaatactaaatatctatgagttagatactagcacttaaataattataattatccttgaataatcaccaaaaggatataagacttatatacatggcaatcactctctggataattagtaattttagaaatactttctaagcatataaaatattgagagttttatacacatgacttagaaaatacttcaactttcaatatcagtgattttagaaataagaattgattacttagaacaaaaattctaaataatatcactaatactataagtaccacaattattcgtacatgatacaaataactatgttgcatattattttaatataattcaaattatgagactgatatggaatggaattgtctacagtcataatttaaatcaattaaaataatattcaaacttactgctataatacttaactaccataAATGTATAttacattgtaatcatgataatcaagatagtagcactaagtacgaggtactggattactgataaattcacaaatcctttaaatattgaagatttaatacttgtgaacatatatgaagaattccttgcAGATGAGATTTCCagctaatatgcaatgaatggtatcctacacttacaaaccagtcttgaaaaattaactttaacaagtggtttaataagtgtttctataagtgactctttgactaaaatgacatgctctctaaagtGATGATACTTGGTGTGAaagtgccttgtcatagagtgttacacagagttgttggatttaaggttgtttcttatcataacaagaaatcaatcttcgtccacgaagttgacagcttcctgagatgcttctcctttCACTTAAGTTGACatcttcagagatgcttctcctgtctttcttacaacctatgtaatctatatctatatagccaaacatgttaagcacaatatctttagggtactttactccaagaactggtagtcccttaagatgtctaataatcttgttaatagatataagattggattctctaggatccacttggaaccttgtatattggcatcttgagaatattacatgttgtctattagcatttgagtaaaagagtgagctcgtcatacctctttagcttgtcattatacctgagttgcactaattaagctttagtggtttctgttggtaagtagtcttggcatgttcagaatcttccaaattttgtatcttcaaaagatccttaacttacttgtattacCATCATTCTTTTGATTTatttgtgctcctaaaagaattgttcttttggcttgcttaaagtaatcccaaaaagaattgcaactttccaacatgctcctccatacctactctgcaattacttagcaaataatcttgcacaagtctttgttagtagaccaacaaataacattatcattatatcactgcacatataaaataatatgtttgtgcctagtgataagattgttattaatatgacgactctgCTAGTTTATATTAAAATGTAACTttagttagagtgtcataccatgtccttaacgattgcttgagtagtatactagttcataccaacctgaagtgagcttgtgaaaaagagatatacgtagtccaatagatctgcaactgcaaagtccataaactgttgtgcattgacttcctcttttgactcaccaaccaggagtgcacttgtacacatctactagagtccaattccaagtgtaatgtgcatcaggtgcctgatatgtcataatatcctcaagtctcgtcactggtgctatctgttagatactgcttcctgataataacctagcatccagtttgtccttgtccctcataacaatgccattatcatccagtttgacttctggttatccttgtaccaattacaatactgtcatttggtttggataccagcttccctacaatctgcttgctgactgattgagttcattttgctttgcaatcacccaatcaatccggatctatcagagcttctataactttcttagtttcttcttcagatagaaaactagagaaataatcattcatactcagtagccctACTAATCATTACTctaccatctggatcacttaagaactagactctgggaataacaTTAATATCAAacctttgtctcagcagatatgttcttgtagtgtcctcttgattttcaatgtggtgttgtaactgactagttgatccttcttatGCTCCCCCaaagctgttgctgggatttcctaaaaatccttacccttgctgattGGCTTCATTGAATTAATGAGTTGTGTAGATACACTTCCActccactgcttggatatgaatcatcaataccattaatttctcttATAACAGCTTGGATcattgagttgttgaactgtgcaattaggctttcaatcatcttctgttaATCAACCATAAATACCTTATAGGTTGTaaactccactgagtagccatgaagaatatccttacaagtcttagctgcaaatgccaagatcttcaaacaactgaaaacatttcattgtttTCTCCTGTAGAACATTCTTTCCAAATACTTTCAGGTTATCCAATGTTTGCTTTTGtaggccattaactcattagtggtcttcatgtagaCATCccgatcaaggcttgatcttacttgttgtaaattgttttgactgctccagccctttggtatttagaaagtcttgattagcttgatatttcccttgtagctttaatcaagttctggttcttcccttgtatcactccattatgacacggagctcccagtgctgaatttGTCTCAAaatgttcttgatgttacagatattaattagaactgcttcttgaattcagtcccattatctgaccacaagatcatttcttttacagtagcttccagcttgatcttctttgatgtcatcaatcaccatctgtgatcTTTTATCTTGAGAACGTAggaacaacaactttgtttcataagagtagtcaaccaccatcactaaggtatatctttgctttgatgtgattttttctttgacttctatttccaaaatgcctcacatttatcatcttctgaattccagatgaggcagacctctcactaattccttttcACAAAGGAGTTCCTTGAGTTTATGTTCAATGATGAGAGCTTCTAATCCATAGCTAAAATTTTTCCtgatgaagctttacagtagaaaccatttACTTCACCTTTCCCGAgtttccagtctagccacgagcatataCTTTCCTTACTTTTAAtcagagcaagcttctcaaccttcctgcttcagatgagacactgaTCCTTCATTGAATTAACATTAtatcctttgatgcagaactgtctaataagaggatttgtgccttgattctccagcaaggaagttgcttcaattgttatcagtgacaccaatgattagttgttatcagtgataccaattgtcactactagaaatagtagatacgacatcggtccttagacatcggcatgtaatgcacccgatattaaaatgcagtttaacatcggttttgtaAAAAGTGATGTTGAATATGCATATTGACATCGGTTTCACTTAGtagccgttgtctatcttcagaaattaaaaaggccacaaatatgtttttaactttgacatcggttcattttgttaaccgttgtctatggccttttaaaaaaaataaaaattacttaacccccccccccccccgcttTTCAGTACACTTccccctttaattttaacaaaaaattcaCTTTACCATATTTTCCCCCCTTTTCCAAAAAACCTCCCGCGAGCCTCTCATCTCTCCCCGACCCTCGCCTCTCTCGTCTCTCTCGTCTCTCCCCTCCTTCTCTCTTAGTCTTCTTACCTTTCTTCTCTCTTCTTACCTTAGTCTCTGTTAACcgtctcttctctcttttctccgaaaccctaattttagccccAATTCTAATTCAAGATTTGGAGCTTCAAATTAGAGCAAATTAAACTTGAAATTGAGCTAGTATCTGGAGGTTGGAGCTAGTATCTGGAGGTAGACAGCATCTGGAGGTTGGAGCACTGAGATTTTAGAACATTGGGGTTTCAGAACATTGAAAGCATCCGAAGGTATATTCTTCTTTACTTCTTTACTGTTTATCTCCCTCATTTTTATGTTTAATATCTTCTTTGTGCATGTAAATGTTTTATGTTTATCTTATTTTCTTCTTTactgtttttcttctttgtgCATGTAAATGTTTTATGTTTTTGGGGGTTTTATGTTTGTTTCTTTTTGGGGGTTTTATGTCCTGTTTTTGGGAATTTTATGTCGTGTTAAATATTTTAGGTACACTGATGTAAATCAATGTTTTAGGTACATTGATGTAAATGTAAATGTTTCTGTTATGTTTTTAATTATTGGTTTTTTGGGGGTTGTTCATACATATTAGTGTGTTTTGGGGGGTTTCGGGGGCTACATTTGAACAGGTCTCAGATATGAACAAGTCTCTGCATTTCTTGTTTTGTATGATAGTCATTTCTCTGATATGAACAAGTCTCTGCATTCCTGATATGAACTATCTGTTACTTGTGTTGTATTATAGTAATTGTTTTGTATAATTATCCTTCTCACAGATACAAGTAAtagataattttaatttatttatttacgGGCTGAATTTGTTTCAATACTCAAGTTCTCACTGAGTTTTATTTATGTGAAGGAAATTTTACAATTGTCTGGGCTGTGAATGTTGGAATTATTGGTTTTTAATTATGTGATATTTTCAAATATCTTGgtttaatttgttttgattatcTTGGTTTAATTTAGTCTAGTTTATAAATTTAGTCTAGTTTTGTAATTAATTGGGTATATGTATAGGATCTTAGAGTAATGAATTAGTACTATAAATTATTAGGATATCAAGGTGTTTACTCCTTTCTAAGTTTATATAATTAATCCCTACAATAACCAACACAAATTTGATATgccttttattaaataattataaataggtatgtgttggatttttaatatttatagtggctatcaggtagggaaatttgatggataagacatggatTTTGCAAGATAGGGATTCTTTAGCATTTGAAATGGGGGTGGAAAACTTCTTGATATATGCTGAAGAAAATTCTGAAGATCGTAACAAAATTCCTTGCCCTTGTGGACGATGcgccaattttaaaaaattctctaTAAAAACAATCAGGGGCCATATCTATGACAATGGCTTTTGTCTAGGTTATGTGCATTGGGTTTGGCACGGGGAGACTGCTTCTACGGGTCCTAAATCTTCAAGTGCTAGTTGTCCACCTGAAGAGCAAGCTCCAGACCCACCTCCTGAGCAAGCCTCAGATGAAGCGTCAGAGCAAGATCAGGAGCATGTCGCTGCTTCGGAAACTGTTGATGTTTGTGAAGCAGCATATAACTCAGGTCAATATGATAATGATTCATATCAGTTTAGGAGGTTCGTAGCTGATGCTGAGCAACCTCTATATGAGGGTAGTGAATGTACTAAGTTAGAGTCGATGTTGAAGTTGCATAACTGGAAATCTAGGTTTGGTATTACCGATAGTGCCTTCACTGACCTCCTTTCTTCTGTTGGGTCTCTACTTCCCAAAGATAATGTGTTACCTAGTAATGTATATGAAGCAAAAAAACCCTCTCCAATTTAGGTCTAGAGTATATAAAGTTCCATTCATGTCCGAATGACTATGCACTGTACAGGGGTGTACATGCTGATGCAACCAAGTGTCCTAAGTGTCGACTTTCTCGGTGGAAGTTGACAAAGAAAGGTGAAGAGAGGGTTAATCTTCCAGCCAAAGTCATGtgatattttccaataattcctAGATTTAAACGTATGTTTAAATCTCCTTCCACCGCTGAACTAATGTGTTGGCATGCGCAACAGCGGACACAACATGGTAAAATGCGATATCCAGCCGACTCTCCATCTTGGAAAAATATAGATTATAGGTGGCCATTCTTTGGTAGTGAACCGAGAAACCTTCGCTTGGCTTTATCGGCAGATGGTGTAAACCCGCACAATAATGGCCTATCTAATAGATATAGTTGCTGGCCAGTCATATTGGTGACTTACAATCTTCCTCCCTGGTTATGTATGAAAAGAAAATTTATGATGTTGTCGATATTGGTCCCTGGCCCGCATGAGCCTGGTAATAACATCGACATCTACTTACAACCGATGATTGATGATTTAAAAAAGCTTTGGAAGGAAGGGAAACCAAATGTGTATGACGCGtataacaaatcatttttcactttaaaagcaGTTTTAATGTGGACGATAAATGACTTCCCTGCTTACAGAAATTTATCTGGCTGCGTTAATGAGGGTTATAAGTGTTGTCCAGTTTGTGGAGATGACACCGTAGCTAAATATTTGACTCATAGTAGGAAAATGTGCTACCAAGGGCATCGTCGATATTTGCCTCTACATCATCCTTATAGAAGGCAGAAGGCTGCTTTTAATGGACAACAAGAGTTTGGGCAGCCGTGTCGAACCCTATCTGGAGAAGAAGTGTTAGCAGAGCAAGAacaaatcaaatttgaatttgggaagaaaatgaagaaggcaaaGAAGGTTGAAAGTCCATGGAAGAAAAAGTCAGTATTTTTCGAGTTAGAATACTGGAAATTTCACCATGTTAGGCACTGTATTGATGTCATGCATGTCGAGAAGAATGTATGTGATAGTCTGATTGGCACATTACTAAATATGCGCCATAAGACAAAGGATAGTGCGGCAGCCCGTCGTGATATGATGGAAATGGGCGTTAGATCTGATTTGGCTCCCCAAGTAGGAGTAAAGAAAACCTATTTGCCTCCTTCTCCCTTTACTTTGTCAAAGGCAGAAAAAAGGACTTTCTTGTCATCATTAATGTCGATGAAACTTCCATACGGACATGCATTGAACATAAAAAATTGTGTTTCCATGCCTGATTTGAATATTTACGGGCTGAAATCACATGATTGCCACATTCTTTTCCAACAATTACTCCCGGTTGCAATACGCTCCGTTCTTCCGAAGCATGTTAGGGTCACAATTATTAGATTGTGTTTCTTTTTTAATGCTTTGTGCAACAAAGTAGTAGACGTGTCAAAACTGGATAAGCTGCAGTCAGATGTTATACTAACCTTGTGCGATCAAGAAAAGGTTTTCCATGCGTCATTTTTTGATGTAATGGTACATATAGTAGTCCACTTGGTCCAGGAACTACGCTTATGTGGACCAGTATTTTATAGGTGGATGTATGCGTTTGAATGGTTTAATAAAGTACTAAAGAGTTATGTTCGAAACCGTTATTATCCCGAAGGTTGTATGGCAGAGCGTTACCTTGGAGAAGAGTCCGTAGAATTCTGCACCGAGTTTCTTAGTCAGAATTACTCCACTGCCGGTCTTCCAAAGGACCAAGATAACAAGATATCAGGTCCATTATCCG
It contains:
- the LOC141719135 gene encoding uncharacterized protein LOC141719135; this encodes MFKSPSTAELMCWHAQQRTQHGKMRYPADSPSWKNIDYRWPFFGSEPRNLRLALSADGVNPHNNGLSNRYSCWPVILVTYNLPPWLCMKRKFMMLSILVPGPHEPGNNIDIYLQPMIDDLKKLWKEGKPNVYDAYNKSFFTLKAVLMWTINDFPAYRNLSGCVNEGYKCCPVCGDDTVAKYLTHSRKMCYQGHRRYLPLHHPYRRQKAAFNGQQEFGQPCRTLSGEEVLAEQEQIKFEFGKKMKKAKKVESPWKKKSVFFELEYWKFHHVRHCIDVMHVEKNVCDSLIGTLLNMRHKTKDSAAARRDMMEMGVRSDLAPQVGVKKTYLPPSPFTLSKAEKRTFLSSLMSMKLPYGHALNIKNCVSMPDLNIYGLKSHDCHILFQQLLPVAIRSVLPKHVRVTIIRLCFFFNALCNKVVDVSKLDKLQSDVILTLCDQEKVFHASFFDVMVHIVVHLVQELRLCGPVFYRWMYAFEWFNKVLKSYVRNRYYPEGCMAERYLGEESVEFCTEFLSQNYSTAGLPKDQDNKISGPLSAVIIKSVEENERDEAHLHVLLNNVEVNDELRENNKGVSDTIRWLTAKPSFSVLTYQGYLVNGVRYFTKERDDIRVVQNSGVSVIAKAVQVSSAKDLNPVESDLTFYGIIQEICELDYHAFKAPLFLCKWASNDKGIRVDDLGFTLVDFSRQGHKKDKYVFVDQVKKVFYLEDPVDATWSIVLSSTTRDYHELYNEDDLGDTIMEHPPFCTEIPATDVTTDDVIHP